From the genome of Scytonema hofmannii PCC 7110, one region includes:
- a CDS encoding thioesterase domain-containing protein encodes MRNPTNSTTKATEIETELSSTKAIEETETSEINSRDEIERQLVQIWEEVLGIQSIGVRDNFFDLGGDSYDAVPLFTQIEKRFGKKLSMATLFKADTVEALAKTIYQEELAVDHQGLTSAKVLTTDFSTVETQDRLNGSWSSLVEIQPNGFKPRLFLIHPLGGEVLCYRQLSLYLGDDQPVYGLQPQGLDGKQPLLTRVEDMASRYIEAIKTFQPQGPYFIGGYSFGGIIAFEMAQQLHSQGEKLGTLIMIDSCRPGFWTLLPFYKRIFLHLRNFVQKGPTYFWQKIGSWCAWGISRLKHKFQFHVNVAERLPETDKHLEILSVNAMAFSEYTYKVYPGQLTLLRTEDRNRDAFFDCVGKIYDPLFGWDDVVTGGIDIDSIPGSHHSLLDEPHVRVVAEKLKFQLESVYNRHEDKASSFIKKV; translated from the coding sequence ATGAGAAACCCAACCAATTCCACGACTAAAGCTACAGAAATCGAGACAGAGCTTTCTAGTACTAAAGCTATCGAAGAAACGGAAACAAGCGAAATAAATTCCCGTGACGAGATAGAACGCCAACTAGTGCAGATTTGGGAAGAAGTTTTAGGTATCCAATCTATTGGCGTGAGGGATAATTTTTTTGATTTGGGTGGAGATTCCTATGACGCTGTACCTCTGTTTACACAAATTGAGAAGAGATTTGGTAAAAAACTTTCTATGGCTACTCTCTTCAAAGCAGATACGGTGGAAGCTCTCGCTAAAACCATCTATCAAGAAGAATTAGCAGTTGATCATCAAGGTTTGACATCAGCCAAAGTGTTGACGACTGATTTCTCAACTGTTGAGACTCAAGATAGATTAAACGGCTCTTGGTCATCTTTGGTAGAGATTCAACCCAATGGTTTTAAACCTCGTTTATTCTTAATTCACCCACTTGGCGGAGAGGTTTTGTGTTACCGTCAACTGTCCTTGTATCTGGGAGATGATCAACCAGTTTATGGGTTACAACCACAAGGACTGGATGGAAAACAACCTCTGTTGACTCGGGTTGAGGATATGGCATCACGTTACATCGAAGCGATTAAAACCTTTCAGCCCCAAGGTCCTTATTTTATAGGAGGCTACTCCTTTGGAGGGATTATTGCTTTTGAAATGGCTCAGCAACTTCATTCTCAGGGTGAGAAACTGGGTACTCTTATCATGATTGATAGCTGCCGTCCGGGTTTTTGGACTTTATTACCATTCTACAAACGAATTTTCTTGCACTTAAGGAATTTTGTACAAAAAGGACCTACATACTTTTGGCAAAAGATTGGCAGCTGGTGCGCGTGGGGTATATCTAGGCTAAAACACAAATTCCAGTTTCATGTGAACGTTGCGGAGCGTTTACCTGAGACTGACAAACACTTAGAGATCTTAAGTGTTAATGCGATGGCTTTCAGCGAATATACTTATAAAGTTTACCCAGGTCAGTTAACACTTTTACGGACTGAGGATCGGAATCGGGACGCGTTTTTTGACTGTGTAGGTAAAATATACGATCCTCTATTTGGTTGGGATGATGTCGTGACTGGCGGAATAGATATTGATTCCATTCCTGGCTCTCACCATTCTTTACTCGACGAACCCCATGTACGGGTGGTTGCAGAGAAATTGAAGTTTCAGCTAGAAAGCGTTTATAACAGGCATGAAGACAAAGCATCATCATTTATCAAGAAAGTTTGA
- a CDS encoding YgfZ/GcvT domain-containing protein: MATSAIDVNDAAAIKAVQEGFAVCDRTPWGRIKISDDDRLRFLHNQSTNNIQQLKPGQGCDTVFVNSTARTLDLVTAYVQDDAVLLLVSPNRREFLMQWLDRYIFFADKVQLTDVTDETATFSVLGLKSDAAIAKLGAGAIIGQPYGTHLLIPVSGGEDKNITVAVGSGLASPGYTLILPIAEREKVWIQLVENGAIPLSDRAWNMLRILQGRPAPDQELTEDYNPLEVGLWQTISLNKGCYIGQETIARLNTYKGVKQHLWGIRLIAPAEPGSPITIGDEKVGKLTSYAETLEGHFGLGYIRTKAGGAGLKVYVGDVEGEIVEVPFVSHEYPEG, translated from the coding sequence ATGGCTACATCTGCAATTGATGTCAATGATGCAGCAGCTATTAAAGCAGTGCAAGAAGGGTTTGCAGTGTGCGATCGCACCCCATGGGGACGGATAAAAATCTCAGATGATGATCGCCTCCGCTTTTTGCACAATCAAAGTACCAATAATATTCAGCAGCTGAAACCAGGACAAGGCTGCGACACGGTGTTTGTAAATTCTACCGCTCGCACCCTCGACCTAGTGACAGCGTATGTCCAAGATGACGCGGTATTACTCCTCGTTTCGCCAAATCGCCGCGAATTTTTGATGCAATGGTTGGATCGCTACATCTTCTTTGCTGATAAAGTGCAATTAACAGATGTAACTGACGAAACTGCTACCTTTAGTGTACTGGGACTAAAAAGTGATGCTGCGATCGCGAAACTAGGGGCTGGCGCAATTATCGGTCAACCTTACGGAACTCATCTGCTTATCCCTGTCTCTGGTGGAGAAGACAAGAATATTACAGTTGCTGTTGGGAGTGGTTTGGCTTCTCCTGGGTATACTTTGATTCTACCAATTGCCGAACGAGAGAAAGTTTGGATTCAACTTGTTGAAAATGGGGCAATACCGTTAAGCGATCGCGCTTGGAATATGTTGCGAATATTACAAGGACGACCAGCACCAGACCAAGAACTCACTGAAGATTACAACCCCCTAGAAGTAGGACTGTGGCAAACTATTTCTCTGAACAAAGGTTGCTACATAGGACAAGAAACCATTGCTCGATTAAACACTTATAAAGGTGTCAAACAACATCTTTGGGGTATACGTCTCATCGCTCCTGCTGAACCAGGCAGTCCAATTACTATTGGAGATGAAAAAGTTGGTAAGCTAACGAGTTATGCTGAAACTCTTGAAGGCCATTTTGGACTGGGTTACATTCGCACTAAGGCTGGTGGTGCGGGTTTAAAAGTTTATGTGGGAGATGTCGAAGGTGAAATAGTTGAAGTGCCTTTTGTTTCTCACGAGTATCCAGAGGGATGA
- a CDS encoding flavin monoamine oxidase family protein has product MDVEIAIVGAGISGLSAAWELYKLGIESLVVLEANSRVGGRTLNYPLTSGGYVEQGGTWVGPTQTALLTLAAEMGITTKRGKLEGQTLYGFRQKWTMLEASPTSESEIAQQDFAQAMAKFEALCLTVPVETPWDSPDAIALDSITMGAWIEQNTTTDEAKAWFEGCVRQILSGDPNQVSFLWMLHFVHTAGFYDLLETAEEFCLVGGTQQISLNIAERLGKRVLLNAPVTEISGYNGSVVQLVSEYGVVRAQQAIVAMMPKNIADIQFYPALPLIHRQLIEGWKTMSWVKIHAVYEKPFWQGQITTGHFLSIDTKIEVIDISPEDGSKGVIVGLLAPDYSNLPESARKEIFLAFLGQTFGQAAQQPLELVEFDWNNQPWTGGCISALPPGLLTKAGSVLNSPVGRIHWAGTERSSIWVNYIEGAIRAGQKAARDVVALL; this is encoded by the coding sequence ATGGATGTAGAGATCGCAATTGTAGGTGCAGGTATTTCCGGTTTAAGTGCGGCTTGGGAACTGTACAAATTAGGTATTGAATCTTTAGTCGTATTAGAAGCCAATTCGCGAGTGGGTGGGCGGACTCTCAATTATCCCCTGACATCAGGAGGTTATGTTGAACAAGGCGGGACTTGGGTGGGACCAACTCAAACAGCTTTGCTTACTTTAGCTGCAGAAATGGGCATAACCACTAAGAGAGGAAAGTTGGAAGGTCAAACACTTTATGGCTTTCGGCAAAAATGGACAATGCTCGAAGCGTCCCCAACATCTGAATCGGAAATTGCTCAACAGGATTTTGCTCAAGCAATGGCAAAGTTTGAAGCCTTATGCTTGACAGTCCCTGTGGAAACCCCTTGGGATTCCCCTGATGCGATCGCATTAGACTCCATAACAATGGGTGCTTGGATTGAGCAAAACACAACAACAGATGAAGCCAAAGCTTGGTTTGAGGGATGTGTGCGCCAAATCTTGAGTGGCGATCCCAATCAAGTTTCCTTTTTATGGATGCTGCATTTTGTCCATACAGCAGGATTTTACGATCTTCTGGAAACAGCTGAGGAGTTTTGCTTAGTTGGAGGGACGCAACAAATTTCCTTGAACATAGCAGAACGTTTGGGAAAGAGGGTTTTGCTTAATGCGCCCGTGACTGAAATATCAGGTTACAATGGTTCTGTGGTTCAACTGGTTTCAGAGTATGGGGTTGTCCGTGCTCAACAGGCGATCGTGGCAATGATGCCCAAGAATATAGCTGATATTCAATTTTATCCTGCCCTACCTCTTATACACCGCCAACTCATTGAAGGGTGGAAGACAATGAGTTGGGTAAAAATTCACGCTGTTTATGAAAAACCTTTTTGGCAGGGACAAATTACCACTGGTCATTTTCTCAGTATTGATACCAAAATTGAGGTGATTGATATTTCACCAGAAGATGGCAGCAAAGGAGTCATTGTTGGATTGTTAGCTCCCGATTACTCCAATCTACCAGAGTCAGCACGTAAAGAAATTTTCTTGGCGTTTCTTGGGCAAACTTTTGGTCAGGCTGCACAACAACCTTTAGAGTTAGTAGAGTTTGATTGGAATAACCAACCTTGGACGGGAGGATGTATTTCTGCACTACCACCAGGTTTGCTAACTAAAGCAGGTTCTGTCCTTAATAGTCCTGTAGGGCGAATTCATTGGGCAGGTACAGAACGTTCTAGTATTTGGGTTAACTATATTGAGGGTGCCATTCGTGCTGGGCAAAAAGCTGCACGTGATGTTGTTGCTTTGTTATAG
- a CDS encoding DUF5331 domain-containing protein — MNIQQIRQSLKLKWVNYYYKNRSWLVKVRVWGTYDGLRRPSSSFILATLFILEPQLEQLLPFLVELNNDPDEIVSALGLNFNPEEHLHSINLDRSMVEDQVSNVSLQETLLNGKSLNPSVVATEVESKSQSLASVEVMTETVYEENPLTPSVVTINDESQNQSLPLGSACVSLKIESESDTIPSDAVATPPVESKNTPIPWVSYFSQEVMLQGKFFQSVDIPTDLEVKKNSISSFAVATLDRASNSNCIPTIALFDREEQRDCEPHFAMDTDVESKSSFVRIPEEGCHKQENLVPTNRVRHLADWIDGFCQGKGVRE; from the coding sequence ATGAATATTCAGCAAATTCGCCAGTCTTTGAAACTCAAGTGGGTGAATTACTACTACAAAAATCGTTCGTGGCTAGTAAAAGTACGGGTTTGGGGAACGTATGATGGTTTACGTCGCCCTTCCTCTAGTTTTATTTTGGCAACTCTGTTTATTTTGGAACCCCAACTTGAGCAACTTCTTCCTTTTCTTGTAGAACTGAATAACGATCCAGATGAAATTGTGTCAGCTTTAGGGCTTAACTTTAACCCTGAGGAGCATTTACACTCAATAAATTTGGATCGATCTATGGTAGAAGACCAAGTTTCCAATGTTTCTTTACAAGAGACATTACTCAATGGAAAATCTTTAAATCCCAGTGTAGTCGCCACTGAAGTAGAAAGTAAAAGCCAATCTCTGGCTTCTGTGGAAGTCATGACTGAAACAGTATATGAAGAAAATCCTCTAACTCCTAGTGTAGTTACCATCAACGACGAAAGTCAGAACCAGTCTTTACCATTAGGGAGTGCTTGTGTTTCTCTCAAAATAGAAAGTGAAAGCGACACAATACCGTCAGATGCAGTTGCGACTCCTCCTGTAGAAAGCAAAAATACACCTATTCCATGGGTTTCCTATTTTTCCCAGGAGGTGATGCTTCAAGGCAAATTTTTTCAGTCTGTTGACATCCCCACAGACTTGGAAGTTAAAAAAAATTCTATATCTTCTTTTGCGGTTGCTACACTTGACCGGGCAAGCAATAGTAACTGTATACCAACTATTGCGCTTTTCGATAGAGAGGAGCAGAGGGATTGTGAACCACACTTTGCCATGGATACCGATGTGGAAAGCAAAAGCTCGTTTGTGAGAATACCAGAGGAAGGTTGTCACAAACAAGAGAATTTAGTGCCGACAAATCGAGTGCGTCATTTAGCAGATTGGATAGATGGCTTTTGTCAAGGTAAGGGAGTGAGGGAGTAG
- a CDS encoding cysteine synthase A codes for MDIKNGFVGAVGNTPLIRLNSFCEETGCEILGKAEFLNPGGSVKDRAALYIIKDAEEKGLIKPGGTVVEGTAGNTGIGLVHICNAKGYKCLIIIPDTQSQEKMDALRALGAEVRPVPAVPYKDPNNYVKLSGRIASEMENAIWANQFDNLANRRAHYETTGPEIWSQTDGQVDAWVSATGTGGTFAGVAMYLKEKNPAIKCVVADPMGSGLYSYIKTGEIKIEGNSITEGIGNSRITANMEGSPFDDAIQIDDKEALRVVYQLLRKDGIFMGGSTGINVGAAVALAKQMGPGHTIVTILCDSGSRYQSRIFNLEWLESKGLVISG; via the coding sequence ATGGATATAAAAAATGGTTTTGTGGGTGCTGTAGGGAACACACCACTTATTCGACTGAACAGCTTTTGTGAAGAAACTGGCTGCGAAATCCTGGGTAAGGCAGAATTTCTTAACCCTGGTGGTTCCGTAAAAGATAGAGCAGCACTATATATTATCAAAGATGCTGAAGAAAAAGGATTAATTAAACCCGGTGGTACGGTAGTAGAAGGCACAGCAGGTAATACAGGTATTGGACTGGTACATATTTGTAACGCCAAGGGCTACAAATGCCTCATTATTATTCCCGACACTCAGTCCCAAGAAAAGATGGATGCTTTGCGGGCGTTAGGCGCAGAAGTTCGCCCTGTTCCAGCAGTACCCTATAAAGATCCGAACAACTACGTCAAACTCTCTGGCAGAATAGCCTCTGAGATGGAAAATGCTATTTGGGCAAATCAGTTTGATAACCTAGCAAATCGCCGCGCTCACTATGAAACCACAGGACCAGAAATTTGGTCGCAAACAGATGGCCAAGTCGATGCTTGGGTCTCTGCAACAGGAACTGGAGGAACCTTTGCTGGTGTGGCAATGTACTTAAAAGAAAAAAATCCAGCCATCAAGTGTGTTGTTGCCGATCCAATGGGAAGCGGATTGTACAGCTATATCAAAACAGGTGAAATCAAGATTGAAGGCAATTCTATCACAGAAGGAATTGGTAACAGTCGCATCACTGCTAATATGGAAGGCTCACCATTTGATGATGCGATCCAAATTGACGACAAGGAAGCCTTGAGAGTGGTTTATCAGTTGTTGCGAAAAGATGGCATATTTATGGGGGGTTCTACAGGTATTAACGTTGGTGCTGCTGTTGCTTTAGCTAAACAGATGGGACCGGGGCATACTATTGTTACCATCTTGTGCGATAGCGGTTCTCGCTACCAATCACGAATTTTCAACCTCGAATGGTTGGAATCTAAGGGGTTAGTGATTAGTGGTTAG
- a CDS encoding GNAT family N-acetyltransferase: MIGCSYYRASIKKQIFDRYRFSDYILIVAFSRTSIKDLTRTGHLKSAKICVDAVYTKNVYSMCGPILVIVIGRLAVDRNWQGKGIGYALVRDAVLRTLQAATIAGIRAILVHAISEEAKLFYEKCSFIPSPAAPMTLTITIADAKNALGIERKCFVQSSPKNTIKIFTF, encoded by the coding sequence ATGATTGGTTGTAGCTATTACAGAGCTTCTATCAAAAAGCAGATCTTTGACAGATATCGCTTTAGCGACTATATCTTGATTGTGGCATTCTCCCGTACCAGTATTAAAGATTTGACACGGACTGGTCATTTGAAATCTGCCAAAATCTGTGTTGACGCTGTATATACAAAAAATGTATATTCAATGTGTGGCCCGATTCTTGTAATAGTGATTGGACGGCTTGCGGTGGATCGAAACTGGCAAGGAAAAGGCATTGGTTACGCTTTGGTGCGAGATGCCGTCCTTCGTACTCTGCAAGCAGCAACCATTGCAGGTATTAGAGCTATTCTGGTTCACGCTATTTCTGAGGAAGCAAAGCTGTTTTACGAGAAATGCAGTTTTATTCCTTCGCCTGCCGCTCCGATGACGCTCACGATAACAATCGCAGATGCCAAAAATGCTCTTGGCATTGAACGGAAATGTTTCGTGCAGTCCTCACCTAAAAATACTATAAAGATATTTACATTTTAG
- a CDS encoding IS200/IS605 family accessory protein TnpB-related protein has translation MSKRKKKNQGKRKKSLSEIIRTDVWDFATKPEEKQQLIMTIEEYRRFLKPLVLIINARWIELADLSTKERVASVEKIIHKTTDNPEPKHSYYQKVVYKYPSFRKFPSYFRRAAIADALGIVSSFQTRYREWQSGIRSRRDAKPPRLTAMCNSYPCLYQGQQVRYGLNYSSVDIKVWNGKDWVWINKIPVKGHGNNRHLIVGNEMQSPTLVVNKKTCQLSMPVKILQVNKEESERVCSVDLGINNSAVCSIVDIKGTVKARLLINPARDIDQRNQRRMMIAHKSKQTQARVGKDKKLPKGFCKGLYRKSSNINLEIARKVSKRIIEFANLHKVKVIVIENLEGWKAKAGRKKSLTKQKFHLWCHRKIVETLTQRWSELGGIVQAVNPKYTSAYAYDGSGKVKRNKNNYSIAKFPSGKFYNADLSASYNIAARYWYCVLIGDSTFSRVFVDRNSTNKSRTPITLGTLWSLSS, from the coding sequence ATGAGCAAGAGAAAGAAAAAAAACCAGGGCAAGAGAAAAAAGAGTTTATCAGAAATAATTAGAACTGACGTTTGGGATTTTGCGACTAAACCAGAAGAAAAGCAACAGCTAATTATGACGATAGAAGAATATCGAAGATTCCTCAAGCCTCTTGTTTTAATTATAAATGCTCGTTGGATAGAACTTGCCGACTTATCTACAAAGGAAAGGGTTGCTAGTGTTGAGAAGATAATACACAAAACAACAGATAATCCAGAGCCAAAACATAGCTATTATCAAAAAGTTGTTTATAAGTATCCATCTTTCCGAAAATTCCCAAGTTATTTCAGAAGGGCTGCAATTGCAGATGCTCTTGGTATAGTGTCCAGTTTCCAGACCCGTTACAGAGAATGGCAATCTGGTATTCGTTCAAGGCGCGATGCCAAACCGCCACGATTGACAGCAATGTGTAATTCTTATCCATGCTTATATCAGGGTCAACAAGTTCGTTACGGCTTAAATTACAGTTCGGTAGATATCAAAGTTTGGAATGGTAAGGATTGGGTATGGATTAATAAAATACCAGTTAAAGGACATGGTAACAATAGGCATCTGATAGTTGGCAATGAAATGCAGTCTCCAACGTTAGTGGTCAACAAGAAGACTTGTCAATTATCTATGCCTGTAAAAATTCTTCAGGTAAATAAGGAGGAATCGGAGCGTGTATGTTCTGTAGATCTAGGGATTAATAATAGTGCTGTTTGCAGCATCGTAGATATCAAAGGTACTGTAAAGGCAAGATTGTTGATCAATCCAGCTAGAGACATAGACCAGCGTAATCAACGACGCATGATGATAGCTCATAAATCCAAGCAAACCCAAGCAAGAGTTGGAAAAGACAAAAAACTGCCCAAGGGTTTTTGTAAAGGGCTATATCGCAAATCCTCAAATATTAATTTGGAGATAGCGAGAAAAGTTAGTAAGAGAATTATAGAATTTGCCAATCTCCACAAAGTCAAGGTAATCGTCATAGAAAACCTTGAGGGATGGAAAGCTAAGGCAGGTCGAAAGAAATCTCTAACTAAACAAAAATTCCATCTTTGGTGTCATCGAAAAATAGTAGAGACACTAACCCAGAGATGGTCAGAGTTGGGAGGGATTGTTCAAGCTGTCAATCCTAAATACACTTCTGCTTATGCTTATGATGGTAGTGGGAAAGTCAAGCGAAATAAAAATAATTATTCTATAGCTAAGTTCCCAAGTGGGAAATTTTATAATGCAGATCTTTCCGCTTCATATAATATTGCTGCTAGGTATTGGTATTGTGTGTTAATAGGTGATAGCACCTTCTCTAGAGTATTCGTAGATAGAAATTCCACGAATAAATCGCGAACGCCGATAACGCTGGGGACGTTATGGAGCTTGTCTTCATAG
- a CDS encoding DedA family protein, with protein MSFEFISLENIQKVAHEYGYWAIFLGILLENLGIPLPGETVTLVGGFLAGSKELNYWLVLSDAAAGAAIGGTCGYWIGRIGGWSLLVRLASIFRISEARILTIKDQFSENAVKAVFFGRFFALLRIFAAPLAGIAEMPFGKFFLCNLAGAIAWASVMVTLAFFAGKIVSLEQLVTWVSQFAIAALLILVAVIAIPLWLESRKVKVGSNEE; from the coding sequence GTGTCTTTTGAATTCATCTCACTAGAAAACATCCAGAAGGTTGCCCACGAGTATGGCTATTGGGCAATTTTTTTGGGAATTTTGTTAGAAAATTTAGGGATTCCTCTCCCAGGCGAAACCGTGACTCTAGTGGGTGGTTTCTTGGCTGGTAGCAAGGAACTAAATTACTGGCTGGTTCTCAGCGACGCCGCAGCAGGTGCCGCGATTGGAGGTACTTGCGGTTATTGGATAGGTAGAATTGGAGGCTGGTCTTTACTTGTCAGGCTTGCCAGCATATTCAGAATTTCAGAAGCCAGAATATTGACAATAAAAGACCAGTTTAGTGAAAATGCCGTTAAGGCAGTGTTTTTTGGACGCTTTTTCGCACTGCTACGAATCTTTGCAGCACCTCTTGCAGGCATAGCAGAAATGCCCTTTGGAAAATTCTTTTTATGCAATCTAGCAGGAGCAATTGCTTGGGCTAGCGTCATGGTAACGCTTGCTTTCTTCGCTGGAAAAATAGTCTCCTTGGAACAACTAGTAACTTGGGTGAGTCAGTTTGCGATCGCAGCGTTGCTCATTCTAGTAGCCGTAATTGCGATTCCCCTGTGGTTGGAGTCACGGAAAGTGAAGGTTGGGAGCAACGAGGAGTAA
- a CDS encoding STAS domain-containing protein gives MTITSDCQVILFKPEGRIDLQGGMALSKKMAVVVPKCNQLWVIDLAKVDFMDSSGLVSLVQGLKVARQSGCRLVICNVQPPVRLILELTQLDSVFEIFSSYEDIFIEPNEKSLTVAN, from the coding sequence ATGACTATCACATCAGACTGTCAAGTAATCTTGTTTAAACCCGAAGGACGCATAGATTTGCAGGGTGGAATGGCTCTTAGTAAAAAAATGGCCGTAGTGGTTCCTAAATGCAATCAACTCTGGGTCATTGACCTAGCCAAAGTTGATTTCATGGACAGTTCTGGACTAGTTTCCCTAGTCCAAGGATTAAAAGTTGCCCGTCAAAGCGGTTGTCGCTTAGTTATCTGTAACGTGCAACCTCCTGTTAGATTGATATTGGAACTCACTCAATTAGATTCTGTGTTTGAAATCTTTAGTTCCTACGAAGACATTTTCATTGAACCTAATGAGAAAAGTCTAACCGTAGCAAACTAA
- a CDS encoding Npun_F5560 family protein, which produces MSQTDSTIQALSAEVSKLRQELQLRDQLVQQLSQELFRLVKGNTNFMPQTEVSERHLSQLHELREQLQAVEQQVTFYQEQISTRDAEIYQLRQTVQELTDRSRMLEQVVQELPHIYRRKFEERMAPVREKVAMLQQENRQLQAELQSVSYRLALKTRTASHSGIDLPNFPRAASPQNNISTQNA; this is translated from the coding sequence GTGAGCCAAACTGATTCTACAATCCAAGCTCTCTCCGCTGAAGTGTCGAAGCTGCGTCAAGAATTGCAGCTTCGAGATCAACTTGTGCAACAGCTGTCTCAAGAACTCTTCCGCCTAGTGAAGGGCAATACCAATTTTATGCCCCAAACAGAGGTATCGGAGCGTCATCTGAGCCAGTTGCATGAATTGCGAGAACAACTGCAAGCTGTTGAGCAGCAGGTAACGTTTTATCAAGAACAAATATCAACTCGTGATGCTGAGATATATCAGTTGCGGCAAACAGTGCAGGAACTTACTGACCGCAGTCGTATGCTAGAGCAAGTTGTGCAAGAACTACCCCATATATATCGCCGTAAATTTGAAGAACGAATGGCTCCAGTTCGGGAAAAGGTAGCAATGCTACAACAGGAAAATCGTCAATTGCAAGCCGAGCTTCAGAGTGTCAGTTATCGTTTGGCTTTAAAAACTCGTACAGCTAGCCATAGTGGTATAGATTTGCCGAATTTTCCGCGTGCTGCATCTCCACAAAATAATATTTCAACCCAAAATGCTTAA
- the rpsF gene encoding 30S ribosomal protein S6: MATAYETMYILRPDLTDEQVEQAIAKYENLLREKGSENIQIQNRGKRRLAYEIGRQRDGVYIQMNYTAPGNAIAVMERAMRLSEEVIRYLTVKQEVPEAKAEPATAAA, encoded by the coding sequence GTGGCAACAGCTTACGAAACAATGTATATCCTGCGTCCTGACTTGACAGACGAACAAGTAGAGCAAGCGATCGCAAAATACGAAAACTTGCTGCGGGAAAAAGGATCTGAAAATATCCAAATTCAAAATCGTGGAAAGCGTCGTCTCGCCTATGAAATCGGTAGACAGAGAGACGGAGTGTACATTCAAATGAACTACACTGCGCCTGGGAATGCGATCGCTGTGATGGAACGCGCTATGCGTTTGAGCGAAGAAGTCATTCGCTACTTGACTGTTAAACAAGAAGTTCCAGAAGCAAAAGCTGAACCCGCAACGGCTGCTGCATAG
- a CDS encoding fumarylacetoacetate hydrolase family protein, with the protein MAQRYVRVQNPKGQIYYGLLQLSLKVQVLDAPPWLEGQLTDLVLEPDTYQILAPCAPSKIVAVGKNYAEHAAEMGTDVPSEPLLFLKPPTSIIASSEEIYYPPQSQRVDYEGELALVIGEVAFDCTLEEAQTKIWGYTIANDVTARDLQKRDNQWTRAKGFDTFCPLGPWVVRELSPGARIQTFLNEQAEPVQSATIDQMVFPPDFLVSYISQVMTLLPGDIVLTGTPLGVGPIHSGDRIRVEIEGIGRLENTVKTR; encoded by the coding sequence ATGGCACAGCGCTACGTGCGAGTTCAAAATCCCAAAGGACAAATTTATTACGGCTTGTTACAACTCTCATTGAAAGTACAGGTACTTGATGCTCCACCTTGGCTTGAAGGACAACTAACCGATTTGGTGTTGGAACCAGACACTTACCAAATTCTTGCTCCCTGTGCGCCTTCAAAAATTGTGGCGGTAGGCAAGAACTATGCCGAACATGCGGCTGAAATGGGAACGGATGTACCAAGTGAGCCTCTACTCTTTTTAAAGCCGCCGACATCCATAATTGCTTCCTCAGAAGAAATCTACTATCCGCCCCAGTCCCAACGGGTAGATTATGAGGGAGAATTGGCACTGGTTATTGGCGAGGTCGCTTTTGACTGCACACTGGAAGAAGCCCAAACAAAAATTTGGGGTTACACCATTGCTAATGACGTGACAGCAAGGGATTTGCAGAAACGCGATAATCAATGGACGCGGGCTAAAGGTTTTGACACTTTTTGCCCCCTTGGACCTTGGGTTGTCCGCGAATTAAGCCCCGGTGCGCGAATACAGACTTTTTTGAACGAACAAGCAGAACCTGTCCAATCTGCTACTATCGACCAGATGGTGTTTCCTCCTGATTTTCTTGTCTCTTATATTAGTCAGGTGATGACCCTGCTACCAGGGGATATCGTCCTCACAGGTACGCCGTTAGGAGTCGGTCCAATACATTCAGGCGATCGCATCCGAGTGGAAATTGAGGGGATTGGACGGTTAGAAAACACAGTCAAAACCCGTTAA
- a CDS encoding Tic20 family protein — MAWRGSTTVSDRLLACLPYLLPLIAALAFGISLFREFPALAVLFLPLQPVLAIYGILGPYSELIIFFVLFFLVVRNERIAHFIRFNTMQALLLDIVAYLCGILLRLVALPGIAFAAQTLSTTIFLGIVAAVVYSVVQSLMGRYAEIPAISDAVYMQVR, encoded by the coding sequence ATGGCTTGGCGCGGGTCTACCACGGTTTCAGATCGCCTTTTGGCTTGTTTACCTTATTTGCTACCTCTGATTGCGGCGCTTGCATTTGGAATCTCTTTGTTTAGAGAGTTTCCAGCACTGGCTGTGCTGTTTTTGCCCCTACAGCCAGTGTTGGCAATCTACGGTATTTTAGGACCATATAGCGAACTCATTATTTTCTTCGTGTTGTTCTTTTTAGTAGTTAGAAACGAAAGAATTGCCCACTTCATTCGTTTCAATACAATGCAAGCGTTACTTTTAGACATTGTTGCTTATTTGTGCGGTATACTTTTGCGACTCGTGGCACTTCCCGGTATCGCTTTTGCAGCACAAACCCTATCGACAACAATCTTTTTAGGCATAGTCGCAGCAGTCGTCTATTCTGTTGTTCAGTCTCTCATGGGACGTTACGCAGAAATTCCTGCTATTTCTGATGCTGTTTATATGCAAGTCCGTTAG